The DNA region AATAGACGCAAAGGTAATAACCTTAGTAAAAGTACGGCATTGATAATCATTTTCAATATCATTTAATTAACTATAATGAACCAACTGCTTACGCGGCGTTAACACCCGGCCGCTCGACAATAATGGAGATGAATATGAGTTATACACTGCCATCCCTGCCGTACGCTTATGATGCGCTGGAACCGCACTTCGATAAGCAGACGATGGAAATCCACCATACCAAACACCACCAGACCTATGTAAACAACGCCAACGCGGCGCTGGAAAGTCTGCCTGAATTCGCTAACCTGTCTGCTGAAGAGCTGATCGCTAAACTGGATCAGGTACCGGCCGACAAAAAAACCGTTCTGCGTAACAACGCGGGCGGCCACGCTAACCACAGCCTGTTCTGGAAAGGCCTGAAAAAGGGCACCACCCTGCAGGGCGATCTGAAAGCGGCTATCGAACGTGATTTCGGCTCTGTTGATAACTTCAAAGCAGAGTTTGAAAAAGCCGCAGCAACCCGTTTCGGTTCTGGCTGGGCCTGGCTGGTGCTGAAAGGCGACAAACTGGCGGTCGTTTCTACCGCAAACCAGGATTCCCCGCTGATGGGTGAAGCGATTTCTGGCGCTTCCGGCTTCCCGATTGTGGGTCTGGACGTGTGGGAACACGCTTACTACCTGAAATTCCAGAACCGTCGTCCGGACTACATCAAAGAGTTCTGGAACGTGGTGAACTGGGACGAAGCGGCTGCGCGTTTCGCGGCGAAAAAATAAGTCTTATTTAACAAGAAGTAGCGTTTTTATAACCCCGTCGGCGCGGCCGGTGGGGTTTTTTTTGTGATCAAAATCAAATCAAAAACACCGATCCACAAAAAATGAAACATTGTTTCGTTGTGTGGTTGGGATCACTTTTATTATTGTGCTGAATGTCTATCGTTGACACATCTTTACATCGGAAGGTGATGGAAATGCAGATTAAACGCACGATAGAAAAAATCCCTGGCGGCATGATGCTCGTCCCTCTGTTCCTGGGCGCGTTGTGTCACACGTTCTCTCCCGACGCGGGGAAATATTTTGGCTCATTCACCAACGGGATGATCACTGGCACGGTGCCCATTCTGGCCGTGTGGTTCTTCTGCATGGGGGCCTCCATCAAACTGAGCGCGACGGGGACCGTCCTGCGTAAGTCCGGAACGCTGGTGGTGACCAAAATTGCGGTAGCGTGGGTAGTGGCGGCGATTGCCTCGCGGATTATCCCTGAACATGGCGTGGAAGTCGGATTCTTTGCCGGGCTGTCGACACTGGCGCTGGTTGCGGCAATGGACATGACCAACGGCGGGCTGTACGCGTCAATTATGCAGCAGTACGGCACCAAAGAAGAGGCCGGGGCATTTGTCCTGATGTCACTGGAATCGGGCCCGTTGATGACGATGATCATCCTCGGTACGGCCGGGATTGCGTCGTTTGAACCGCATGTCTTTGTCGGTGCGGTGCTGCCATTCCTGGTGGGCTTCACGCTGGGTAACCTGGACCCTGAACTGCGCGAGTTCTTCAGTAAAGCGGTACAGACGCTGATCCCCTTCTTCGCCTTTGCGCTGGGTAACACCATCGACCTGAGCGTGATTGCGCAGACCGGTCTGTTGGGCATTCTGTTGGGTGTGGCAGTTATTATCGTGACCGGTATTCCGTTGATTATTGCCGATAAACTGATTGGCGGCGGCGACGGTACGGCAGGGATTGCCGCTTCCAGCTCAGCCGGTGCTGCGGTGGCGACACCCGTTCTGATCGCGGAAATGGTGCCGGCGTTTAAACCGATGGCGCCAGCGGCAACCTCGCTGGTGGCAACCTCGGTGATTGTGACGTCAATCCTTGTGCCGATTATCACCTCAGTCTGGTCGAAGAAGGTCAAAGCGAAAGCAGCAGCAATCGAAATACAACATGCTGTAAAATAAAACAATAATGCCGGATAGCACTGCGCTTATCCGGCTTTTTTTGCATCATAAAAAGGCCTGGTGAATCTCACCAGGCCTTGTCTTTTAACGACCAAACACCTCATCAATCGTCCGGCAGTCATGTTCGTTTAACTCGCCGCCCGCATTACGAGAAACCCCAGTGCAATAGCCAAACTTCCGCGATACCACTGTCTTGATGGTGGTGACGAAATCTTCGCCGATGGCATAAATCGACATATAGACGCCAATTTTCTGCTGAATGTCGCGCAGGGTCGCCAGGTCACCGGCCTTGAACGCTTCACGCGCACTAACAAACAGCTCCGGCATGACGTTATTGAGTCCGGAGATAATCCCCGCACCGCCAGCCAGCAGGTTGGGAATGAAATACTCGTCATAACCTGAGAGTACGGCAAAATCGTCACGCACGGCCTGGGTTGCTTCGATCATTCTACGGGTATGCGACTGGCAGTCGACCGTATCTTTGACCCCGGCAAAGTCAGGGAACTCGCTGGCAAGCTGGGCGACCAGATCCGGCGTTAAGTCGCTGCCGGTGCGTGGCGGGAAGTTGTAGGCGAACCATTTGCCGCTGAGCGCTTGCCCCAGTTGGCGGAAGTAGCTCAGCAATTGCTTCGGCGTTTGACCGTAGTAATACGGCGGCAGAACCATCACTGCATCGTAGCCTGTGCGATACGCTTCCTGCGCCATCCGTAATACATCGTGGATGCAGGTTGAGGAAACGTTAGCCACCATCTTCAGCGGGCTCATGGCGCGCGCCTCGCGAATCAACAGCAAGCGTTCGTCGAGGGTGAAGGAAGCGAACTCCCCAATACTGCCCATCAGCAAAATCACGTCGATTTTTGCCTCAGTCAGGCGCTGAAGGTGCTGGCTCAGACCGTTGAGATCGATATTACCATCCTGATCCATTGGCGTAATGGAGGGGCACCAGACGCCAGCAAACTGCGTTTGACCTGTCACGTTGTTGACTCCTTATTATGAAATGGCGTTTCAAAATCCATTCCATAGATATCATGTATATTTGCGCGTCGTGTGAACCTTGCTCTCATTTTGCGCGGTTGAGGTAAAATAATTGTGGTTAAATAGGGCAAATTTATCGGGGAGAGGGACCAGATGCGATATCCAGTAGCGGTATTCAGCGGCAAGATTCAGGACTACGCGGGGAGCCGCCCCAGTGCGATTGGCAAAATTCAGGTTGATGGCGAACTGATGCTGACGGAACTGGGCCTGGAAGGCGATGAACAGGCGGAAACGAAAATCCACGGCGGGCCCGATCGCGCGCTGTGCCACTATCCACGCGAGCATTATCTGTACTGGGCGCGGGAGTTCCCGGAGCAGGCAGATCAATTCGTGGCCCCGGCTTTTGGCGAGAACCTTTCTACCGATGGTCTGACGGAACACAATGTCTATATCGGCGATATCTTCCGTTGGGGCGAGGCGCTGATTCAGGTTACGCAGCCGCGTTCACCGTGCTTTAAGCTCAATTTTCACTTTGGTATCAGCGACATGGCAAGCCTGATGCAGAACAGTGGTAAAACGGGCTGGCTGTGCAGCGTGATTGCGCCGGGCCTGGTGTCTGCCGATGCGCCGCTGGAGCTGATCTCCCGCGTTAGCGACGTCAGCGTGCAGGAGGCTGCCGCCATTGCCTGGCATATGCCTTTTGATGATGAACAATATCACCGATTATTGTCAGCGGCGGGGCTGTCGAAGAGCTGGACGCGAACGATGCAAAAGCGTCGACTGAGCGGCACAATCGAGGATAATTCGCGGAGATTGTGGGGATAATGCGATGCCTGATGGCGCTGCGCTTATCAGGCCTACTGTTCGTGGAGATGTGTAGGCCGGATAAGGCGTTTACGCCGCCATCCGGCACAATCCGTTACGAACGTTTGTACAACGGTAGCCAGATAACCAGACGTAAGCCGCCCAGCGGACTGTCTTCGGCTTTCACCCAGCCGCGATGCTGCTGAATGGCAGTTTCCACAATCGCCAGACCCAGACCAGTACCGCCGGATTCGCGATCGCGTGCTTCGTCAGTACGATAGAACGGGCGGAAAATCTGCTCGCGGTCTTCCGGGCTGACGCCAGGGCCATCATCATCCACCGTGATCGTAATACCGTCCTTATCCACCGCGAAGCCGACTTCAATCTTCGTGTGCGAATAGCGCAGGGCGTTACGGACGATGTTTTCCAGCGCACTTTCCAGCGCGTTCGGGTTACCGTACAGCGGCCACGGTCCCGGCGGGAAATTCACCGTGAGTGATTTACCCATCTGTTCGGCTTCAAAGGCGGCGTTATCCAGCACCTCGCCCCACAGATGATTGGCCTTCATCGTTTCACTGACCAGCGCGTTTTTCTGCTGATTGCGCGACATCACCAGCAGATCGTTGATCATGCTGTCCAGACGCTGCGCTTCGGTTTCAATACGCTCCAGTTCCTTGCTTTCGCCGCTACGGCGACGCAACAGCGCGGTGCCGAGTTGCAGACGCGTAAGTGGGGTTCTCAGTTCGTGTGAGATGTCTGACAACAGACGCTGCTGCGTGGTCATCATGCGTTCCAGCGCGGTCACCATCTGGTT from Citrobacter amalonaticus Y19 includes:
- the sodA gene encoding superoxide dismutase [Mn] — encoded protein: MSYTLPSLPYAYDALEPHFDKQTMEIHHTKHHQTYVNNANAALESLPEFANLSAEELIAKLDQVPADKKTVLRNNAGGHANHSLFWKGLKKGTTLQGDLKAAIERDFGSVDNFKAEFEKAAATRFGSGWAWLVLKGDKLAVVSTANQDSPLMGEAISGASGFPIVGLDVWEHAYYLKFQNRRPDYIKEFWNVVNWDEAAARFAAKK
- the kdgT gene encoding 2-keto-3-deoxygluconate transporter, which translates into the protein MQIKRTIEKIPGGMMLVPLFLGALCHTFSPDAGKYFGSFTNGMITGTVPILAVWFFCMGASIKLSATGTVLRKSGTLVVTKIAVAWVVAAIASRIIPEHGVEVGFFAGLSTLALVAAMDMTNGGLYASIMQQYGTKEEAGAFVLMSLESGPLMTMIILGTAGIASFEPHVFVGAVLPFLVGFTLGNLDPELREFFSKAVQTLIPFFAFALGNTIDLSVIAQTGLLGILLGVAVIIVTGIPLIIADKLIGGGDGTAGIAASSSAGAAVATPVLIAEMVPAFKPMAPAATSLVATSVIVTSILVPIITSVWSKKVKAKAAAIEIQHAVK
- a CDS encoding dihydrodipicolinate synthase family protein, translated to MTGQTQFAGVWCPSITPMDQDGNIDLNGLSQHLQRLTEAKIDVILLMGSIGEFASFTLDERLLLIREARAMSPLKMVANVSSTCIHDVLRMAQEAYRTGYDAVMVLPPYYYGQTPKQLLSYFRQLGQALSGKWFAYNFPPRTGSDLTPDLVAQLASEFPDFAGVKDTVDCQSHTRRMIEATQAVRDDFAVLSGYDEYFIPNLLAGGAGIISGLNNVMPELFVSAREAFKAGDLATLRDIQQKIGVYMSIYAIGEDFVTTIKTVVSRKFGYCTGVSRNAGGELNEHDCRTIDEVFGR
- the yiiM gene encoding 6-hydroxyaminopurine reductase, whose product is MRYPVAVFSGKIQDYAGSRPSAIGKIQVDGELMLTELGLEGDEQAETKIHGGPDRALCHYPREHYLYWAREFPEQADQFVAPAFGENLSTDGLTEHNVYIGDIFRWGEALIQVTQPRSPCFKLNFHFGISDMASLMQNSGKTGWLCSVIAPGLVSADAPLELISRVSDVSVQEAAAIAWHMPFDDEQYHRLLSAAGLSKSWTRTMQKRRLSGTIEDNSRRLWG
- the cpxA gene encoding envelope stress sensor histidine kinase CpxA, which gives rise to MIGSLTARIFAIFWLTLALVLMLVLMLPKLDSRQMTELLDSEQRQGLMIEQHVEAELANDPPNDLMWWRRLFRAIDKWAPPGQRLLLVTTEGRVIGAERSEMQIIRNFIGQADNADHPQKKKYGRVEMVGPFSVRDGEDNYQLYLIRPASNSQSDFINLLFDRPLLLLIVTMLVSSPLLLWLAWSLAKPARKLKNAADEVAQGNLRQHPELEAGPQEFLAAGASFNQMVTALERMMTTQQRLLSDISHELRTPLTRLQLGTALLRRRSGESKELERIETEAQRLDSMINDLLVMSRNQQKNALVSETMKANHLWGEVLDNAAFEAEQMGKSLTVNFPPGPWPLYGNPNALESALENIVRNALRYSHTKIEVGFAVDKDGITITVDDDGPGVSPEDREQIFRPFYRTDEARDRESGGTGLGLAIVETAIQQHRGWVKAEDSPLGGLRLVIWLPLYKRS